A section of the Streptomyces sp. NBC_00178 genome encodes:
- a CDS encoding MFS transporter: MAASAGDRDTADSGPGPSDPRRWRALAVCLVAGFMTLLDVSIVNVALPSIKEGLDTPESDLQWVLSGYALAFGLVLIPGGRLGDARGRRAVFMAGLTLFTLASAACGAAQSSLWLVVARLLQGAAGGLLSPQISALIQQMFSGRERGRAFGMFGTVVGISTAVGPLLGGLLIQMAGPQEGWRWVFYVNLPIGAVCLVLARRLLPDTPSAGRVRPRDLDPVGVLLLGSGVLVLLLPFVQAQQWPGDGKWLLVPVALVLLAAFVAWESRCAGRGVQPVLDLALFRLRSFWLGCLMILLYFAGFTSIFFISTLYLQSGLRYSALEAGLAITPFALGAGGSATIGGRLVGRFGRPLIVVGLTMVAAGLGLTALAAHLVPGRGAGLAMAAPLLLAGLGSGLVIAPNQTLTLSRVPVRNAGSAGGTLQTSQRVGSAIGIAAVGSVFFARLGPGDWASAYDHGLLVSVAFVIAALIVALADVGAGRRERKRAAEPEARHTDQSRSTP; encoded by the coding sequence ATGGCAGCGAGCGCGGGGGACCGGGACACCGCCGATTCCGGGCCCGGCCCCTCCGACCCCCGTCGCTGGCGCGCCCTCGCGGTCTGCCTGGTGGCGGGCTTCATGACGCTCCTGGACGTGTCCATCGTCAACGTGGCGCTGCCGTCCATCAAGGAGGGGCTCGACACCCCGGAGTCCGACCTCCAGTGGGTGCTGTCCGGCTACGCCCTCGCCTTCGGGCTGGTCCTCATCCCCGGTGGACGGCTCGGCGACGCCCGGGGCCGCCGCGCCGTGTTCATGGCGGGGCTGACCCTGTTCACCCTGGCGTCGGCCGCCTGCGGCGCCGCCCAGTCCAGCCTGTGGCTCGTCGTCGCACGGCTGCTCCAGGGTGCTGCCGGCGGACTCCTCTCGCCGCAGATCTCCGCGTTGATCCAGCAGATGTTCTCCGGTCGCGAGCGGGGCCGTGCCTTCGGGATGTTCGGGACCGTCGTCGGCATCTCCACCGCGGTCGGCCCCCTCCTCGGCGGGCTCCTGATCCAGATGGCCGGACCGCAGGAGGGCTGGCGGTGGGTGTTCTACGTCAACCTGCCGATCGGAGCCGTCTGCCTCGTGCTGGCCCGGCGGCTGCTTCCGGACACGCCGTCGGCGGGCCGGGTGCGGCCCCGCGACCTGGACCCCGTCGGCGTCCTGCTGCTCGGCAGCGGAGTCCTCGTCCTGCTGCTGCCCTTCGTCCAGGCCCAGCAGTGGCCGGGCGACGGCAAGTGGCTGCTCGTGCCGGTGGCCCTCGTCCTGCTCGCCGCCTTCGTCGCCTGGGAGTCCCGCTGCGCCGGCCGCGGCGTCCAGCCGGTCCTGGATCTGGCGCTGTTCCGGCTGCGGTCCTTCTGGCTCGGCTGCCTGATGATCCTTCTGTACTTCGCGGGATTCACCTCGATCTTCTTCATCAGCACGCTCTACCTCCAGTCCGGGCTGCGCTACAGCGCACTCGAAGCCGGACTCGCCATCACCCCGTTCGCCCTCGGCGCCGGCGGCTCCGCGACCATCGGCGGCCGGCTGGTCGGCCGTTTCGGCCGGCCCCTCATCGTCGTCGGACTCACGATGGTCGCGGCCGGGCTGGGACTCACCGCGCTGGCAGCGCACCTCGTCCCGGGCCGGGGCGCCGGGCTCGCCATGGCCGCGCCGCTGCTGCTGGCGGGCCTGGGCAGCGGACTCGTCATCGCCCCCAACCAGACCCTCACTCTCTCGCGGGTCCCGGTGCGCAACGCCGGAAGCGCCGGCGGCACCCTCCAGACCAGTCAGCGCGTCGGATCGGCCATCGGGATCGCCGCGGTCGGCTCGGTCTTCTTCGCCCGTCTCGGCCCGGGCGACTGGGCGTCGGCGTACGACCACGGGCTCCTCGTCTCGGTCGCCTTCGTGATCGCGGCCCTGATCGTGGCGCTGGCCGACGTGGGAGCGGGCAGGCGGGAGAGGAAACGCGCGGCGGAGCCCGAGGCCCGACACACCGACCAGTCGAGGAGCACACCATGA
- a CDS encoding glutathione S-transferase family protein, whose protein sequence is MNDTSAGEKDGNTSYGRKPFKRSRSHFADRITADGRDGWPVEAGRYRLVVSRACPWASRALVSRRLLGLEDALSLAVTDPIQDDRSWRFTLDEGGRDPVLGYRYLSEAYDAREQEYPGGVSVPAIVDVPTRSLVTNDFQQITLDLATEWTALHRPGAPDLYPEPLRDEIDTVMEGIYRDVNNGVYRTGFASGQEEYEAAFTGLFRRLDLVSERLADRRYLVGDTITEADIRLFTTLVRFDPVYHGHFKCNRAKLAEDPVLWAYVRDLYQTPGFGDTVDFDHIKRHYYEVHTGINPTGIVPLGPDLSGWLTPHHREQLGGRPFGDGTPPGPVPAGEEVPAAGRP, encoded by the coding sequence ATGAACGACACGAGCGCCGGGGAGAAGGACGGCAACACCTCGTACGGCCGCAAGCCCTTCAAGCGGTCCCGCAGCCACTTCGCCGACCGGATCACCGCAGACGGCCGCGACGGCTGGCCCGTCGAGGCCGGGCGCTACCGGCTCGTCGTCAGCCGTGCCTGCCCCTGGGCGAGCCGCGCGCTGGTCTCCCGGCGCCTGCTCGGGCTGGAGGACGCCCTCTCACTGGCCGTCACGGACCCGATCCAGGACGACCGCAGCTGGCGCTTCACCCTCGACGAGGGCGGCAGGGACCCCGTGCTCGGGTACCGCTATCTGAGCGAGGCCTACGACGCGCGGGAGCAGGAGTACCCCGGCGGGGTCAGCGTGCCCGCGATCGTCGACGTGCCGACCAGGTCCCTGGTCACCAACGACTTCCAGCAGATCACGCTGGACCTGGCCACGGAATGGACCGCCCTGCACCGGCCCGGCGCACCCGACCTCTACCCGGAGCCGCTGCGCGACGAGATCGACACGGTGATGGAGGGCATCTACCGGGACGTCAACAACGGCGTGTACCGCACCGGGTTCGCCAGCGGACAGGAGGAGTACGAGGCCGCGTTCACCGGCCTGTTCCGGCGCCTCGACCTGGTCTCGGAGCGGCTCGCGGACCGGCGCTACCTCGTGGGCGACACCATCACCGAGGCGGACATCCGGCTGTTCACCACGCTGGTGCGCTTCGACCCCGTCTACCACGGCCACTTCAAGTGCAACCGCGCGAAGCTGGCCGAGGACCCCGTCCTGTGGGCGTACGTCCGCGACCTCTACCAGACCCCCGGCTTCGGCGACACCGTCGACTTCGACCACATCAAGCGGCACTACTACGAGGTGCACACCGGTATCAACCCGACCGGCATCGTGCCCCTCGGGCCGGACCTGTCGGGCTGGCTGACACCGCACCACCGGGAGCAGCTGGGCGGCCGGCCGTTCGGCGACGGGACCCCGCCCGGGCCCGTGCCGGCCGGCGAGGAGGTTCCGGCCGCCGGGCGGCCCTGA
- a CDS encoding DMT family transporter, producing the protein MISVLFAVLTALSNGSASVLQRRAALDVPDSEAMHLSLIRHLLRQKVWLAGIALVVVAAICQAVALATGPIAVVQPIFVIELPATLLIAGFVLRSRLSGAVWAGVAAVTVGLAIGMISASPVGGSEDVRDTAWIPALVATLVFEAVLIATALRTSGNTRGALLGLSAACAYALTAALMKDAMSRLDADGVPGLLSAWQLYATAVAGVGALFLLQNALQAGTLVAVQPMLTLGDALISVAYGLTLFGETIRTGWWLVPELAGLALIAVGCVVLARCPLATGTPQPPPRVK; encoded by the coding sequence GTGATCAGTGTCCTGTTCGCCGTCCTGACCGCGCTCAGCAACGGCTCCGCCTCGGTCCTCCAACGCCGTGCCGCCCTCGACGTGCCCGACAGCGAGGCGATGCACCTGTCACTCATCCGGCACCTGCTGCGCCAGAAGGTGTGGCTGGCCGGGATCGCCCTCGTGGTCGTCGCGGCCATCTGCCAGGCCGTGGCGCTGGCCACGGGGCCCATCGCCGTCGTCCAGCCGATCTTCGTGATCGAGCTGCCCGCGACCCTGCTGATCGCCGGCTTCGTCCTGCGGAGCCGGCTCTCGGGTGCCGTCTGGGCGGGCGTGGCCGCCGTGACGGTCGGGCTCGCCATCGGCATGATCTCCGCGTCCCCAGTCGGCGGCAGCGAGGATGTCCGGGACACGGCCTGGATCCCCGCCCTCGTGGCGACCCTGGTCTTCGAGGCCGTCCTGATCGCCACCGCGCTCAGGACGTCGGGCAACACCAGAGGCGCGCTCCTGGGGCTCTCCGCAGCGTGCGCCTACGCCCTGACCGCCGCGCTGATGAAGGACGCCATGAGCAGGCTCGACGCCGACGGCGTACCCGGCCTGCTCTCCGCGTGGCAGCTCTACGCCACGGCGGTGGCAGGAGTGGGCGCCCTGTTCCTCCTGCAGAACGCCCTCCAGGCCGGCACTCTCGTGGCGGTGCAGCCGATGCTGACGCTGGGGGACGCGCTGATCAGCGTGGCGTACGGCCTGACGCTGTTCGGGGAGACGATCCGCACCGGGTGGTGGCTGGTGCCCGAGCTGGCCGGGCTGGCCCTGATCGCCGTCGGCTGTGTGGTCCTGGCGCGCTGCCCGCTGGCGACGGGGACTCCGCAGCCCCCGCCCCGGGTGAAGTGA